The following are encoded together in the Serratia odorifera genome:
- the rplF gene encoding 50S ribosomal protein L6, whose amino-acid sequence MSRVAKAPVVIPAGVEVKLNGQVISIKGKNGELTRTVHEAVEVKQEANALTFAPREGFVNAWAQAGTTRALLNAMVIGVTEGFTKKLQLVGVGYRAAVKGNVVNLALGFSHPVDHQLPAGVTAECPSQTEIVLKGADKQIIGQVAADLRAYRRPEPYKGKGVRYADEVVRIKEAKKK is encoded by the coding sequence ATGTCTCGTGTTGCAAAAGCACCCGTCGTCATTCCTGCCGGCGTAGAGGTAAAACTCAACGGTCAGGTTATTTCGATTAAGGGTAAGAACGGCGAGCTGACTCGTACAGTCCACGAAGCCGTTGAAGTGAAGCAAGAAGCTAACGCACTGACTTTCGCACCACGCGAAGGCTTTGTGAACGCATGGGCCCAAGCGGGTACTACGCGCGCTCTGCTGAACGCAATGGTTATCGGTGTTACCGAAGGCTTCACCAAGAAGCTTCAACTGGTAGGCGTTGGTTATCGTGCTGCTGTTAAAGGCAATGTGGTGAATTTAGCCCTGGGCTTCTCTCACCCTGTCGATCACCAGCTGCCAGCAGGTGTTACTGCTGAATGTCCTAGCCAAACTGAAATCGTGCTGAAAGGCGCTGATAAGCAGATTATTGGCCAGGTTGCTGCAGATCTGCGTGCCTACCGTCGTCCTGAGCCTTACAAAGGCAAGGGTGTTCGTTACGCCGACGAAGTCGTGCGTATCAAAGAGGCTAAGAAGAAGTAA
- the rpsH gene encoding 30S ribosomal protein S8: MSMQDPIADMLTRIRNGQAANKVAVTMPSSKLKVAIANVLKEEGFIEDFKIEGDAKPVLELVLKYFQGKAVVESIQRISRPGLRIYKKKDALPKVMAGLGIAVVSTSKGVMTDRAARQAGLGGEIICYVA; this comes from the coding sequence ATGAGCATGCAAGATCCGATCGCGGATATGCTGACCCGTATCCGTAACGGTCAAGCCGCGAACAAAGTTGCGGTCACCATGCCTTCCTCCAAGCTGAAAGTGGCGATTGCCAACGTGCTGAAGGAAGAAGGTTTTATTGAAGATTTCAAAATCGAAGGCGACGCCAAGCCTGTTCTGGAACTGGTACTGAAGTACTTCCAGGGCAAAGCTGTGGTAGAAAGCATTCAGCGTATCAGCCGTCCAGGTCTGCGTATCTATAAGAAAAAAGATGCGTTGCCAAAAGTTATGGCCGGTTTGGGGATCGCTGTTGTTTCTACCTCTAAAGGTGTTATGACCGATCGTGCAGCTCGCCAGGCTGGTCTTGGTGGCGAGATTATCTGCTACGTAGCTTAA
- the rpsN gene encoding 30S ribosomal protein S14: protein MAKQSMKAREVKRVKLADKFFAKRAELKAIISDVNASDEDRWNAVLKLQTLPRDSSPSRQRNRCRQTGRPHGYVGKFGLSRIKLREAAMRGEVPGLKKASW from the coding sequence ATGGCTAAGCAATCAATGAAAGCACGCGAAGTAAAGCGCGTGAAATTAGCTGACAAGTTCTTTGCAAAACGCGCTGAACTGAAAGCTATTATCTCTGATGTGAACGCTTCCGATGAAGATCGTTGGAATGCCGTTCTCAAGCTGCAAACTCTGCCGCGTGATTCCAGCCCGTCCCGTCAGCGTAATCGCTGCCGCCAAACTGGCCGTCCACATGGTTATGTGGGCAAATTCGGGTTGAGCCGTATCAAACTGCGTGAAGCCGCCATGCGCGGTGAAGTACCAGGCTTGAAAAAGGCTAGCTGGTAA
- the rplE gene encoding 50S ribosomal protein L5, whose protein sequence is MAKLHDYYKDEVVKQLMSQFNYNSVMQVPRVEKITLNMGVGEAIADKKLLDNAAADLAAISGQKPLITKARKSVAGFKIRQGYPIGCKVTLRGERMWEFFERLISIAVPRIRDFRGLSAKSFDGRGNYSMGVREQIIFPEIDYDKVDRVRGLDITITTTANSDDEGRALLAAFNFPFRK, encoded by the coding sequence ATGGCGAAACTGCATGATTACTACAAAGACGAGGTAGTTAAACAACTGATGTCTCAGTTTAACTACAATTCTGTCATGCAAGTCCCTCGGGTCGAGAAGATCACCCTGAACATGGGTGTTGGTGAAGCGATCGCTGACAAGAAACTGCTGGATAACGCAGCAGCCGACTTGGCAGCAATCTCCGGTCAAAAGCCGTTGATCACCAAAGCACGCAAATCTGTTGCAGGCTTCAAAATCCGCCAGGGCTATCCGATCGGCTGTAAAGTAACTCTGCGTGGCGAACGCATGTGGGAGTTCTTTGAGCGTCTGATTTCCATTGCTGTTCCACGTATCCGTGACTTCCGTGGCTTGTCCGCCAAGTCATTCGACGGCCGTGGCAACTACAGCATGGGTGTGCGTGAGCAAATCATCTTCCCAGAAATCGACTACGACAAAGTCGATCGCGTCCGTGGTTTGGATATTACCATTACCACTACTGCGAACTCTGATGATGAAGGCCGCGCACTGTTGGCTGCTTTTAACTTCCCGTTCCGCAAGTAA
- the rplX gene encoding 50S ribosomal protein L24, producing MAAKIRRDDEVIVITGKDKGKRGKVKNVLSAGKVIVEGINLVKKHQKPVPALNQPGGIVEKEAAIQVSNVALFNAATGKADRVGFRFEDGKKVRFFKSNSETIK from the coding sequence ATGGCAGCGAAAATCCGTCGTGATGACGAAGTTATCGTGATTACCGGGAAAGACAAAGGTAAGCGCGGTAAAGTAAAAAATGTCCTGTCTGCTGGTAAGGTCATTGTTGAAGGTATCAACCTGGTGAAGAAACATCAGAAGCCGGTTCCGGCTCTGAACCAACCAGGTGGCATCGTTGAAAAAGAAGCTGCAATTCAGGTTTCTAACGTTGCTCTCTTCAATGCGGCTACCGGTAAGGCTGACCGTGTAGGCTTTAGATTCGAAGACGGCAAAAAAGTCCGTTTCTTCAAATCTAACAGCGAAACTATCAAGTAA